The Saccharolobus shibatae B12 genomic interval GTGTTAGTGACACCGGTAATAGTGAGGGGAATTTCGCTAAGACGGTATATTTTGGAGAATTAAATGCGAGTAATACTAAAATGTAAAGTGGAAATAGGAAGTAAATTCCTACTACTATTGCACCTAAATATGTCCACCATCTCATGTTATCTACCTCCGGAGAGTTTGATTACTATGCTAGAAAATACTAGGATGAATCCAAGAAGTATCGTTGCCGAAGCTAATGCTAATCCAACTTCTGGAAAAGTTGTAGTATATAAATCGTATATTAAAGTGGTGAGGAGAGGGGGATGCTCACCAATCAGTATTAAAGGTAAAGCGAATATGTTGAATTCTTGCACTCCCCTTAGAATAAGTGATATTCCAATGAAGCTCCTAAGGTTTGGTAATGTTATGTAGAAAAATCTCCTAATTGGCCCAGCTCCATCTATTGCAGACGCGTAATATAACTCCTTTGGTATTGAGGACATTCCAGCCAATAATATTAAGGCTACAATGGGTGTGTTTTTCCAGCTGTCCGCAATCATTACTACCAATAATGACGAGATGGAAGATTGGTACCAATTTACGTTAAGTCCAAAGAGGGAATGGAGAATTGTATTTGCGTATCCTCCAGAGGTTTGAAAGACGAAGCTGAAAGTTACTGCTGCGACAACTGTTGCAATACCCATTGGTATTATTGTTATACTAGATAAAGCTCTTTTCCCAAAGAATTCTCTAGCTAAAACTGATGCAACTAGAAAACCTAGGGCTAGCTGTATTGCTAATGCACCAATTGTAACTACTATTGTATCAATTATTGCACCAGACAAATTAAAATAGGATAGTTCTTCATAATTATATAAAGAGAAACCCCCATGAGGGTCTTGAAAACTTAAATAAACAGCCTCAATTGTGGGAAAAAAGGCAAAACCAATTACGTATGCCAATGCAGGAAGTACTAATAAAAAAGGGGTTAACTTCACTTTACTCACCCATATAGTGGCCCAAACACCCCTTCCTCATACTCTTGTGCTACTGTTGCATTATAGTTTTGTAAGAGATACTGATACATTTCCTTATTTGCTTGGCTCAATATTTGAGGTATCTGCGAATATGGTGCATGATTTACGATTATTTGATTAAACACGTTGTCTGCTATCTGTCCCCAGACAGTTATCCACGGTACTGGTTCTCTAAAGAATGCGTTCTGTAAGGCTTCTTCTTCAGCCTTGTATAGTGAACTTATATTACTTGGAAGGTTTTGATAAGCCTGTTGATTTACTGCTGGCCATGAGAGGTATATGATAAATTCTCTTTGAACTTGTGGAGATAGTAAGAATTTGGCGAATTCTATTAGTGCATTAATGTGCGTTGCTCCCTTAGGTATTGCTAATACATCACCACCTACTAAATGATCACCGTTAACAGGGCCGGTAGGGCCAGGATAGAAGCCTATGTTGCTCATATTAACTCCTTCACTGGCCATAACGCTATAGATATAGGGCCACTGATAATCGATTAAATAGTAACTGCCATCTATCAATCCCTTATAGCTTCCCCAATATCCGTGAACGTAATCTGGGTTAAAATATTGTGAGAGATTGTACAAATATTCAAATGCAAGTACATCGCCAGAATCATTAAATAAGAATGGATTTCCACCAGCCTGGACCATCCACTGGTAAAGCTCAGTATAGGTACTTGCCCCACCATGCCCTTGGAACATTATTGGTTTTACACCAGTTTTATCATAAATTATCTTTGCGTATTGCAGCAATTGTGACCAATTTTCTGGTGGAGAAGTCAGACCTATTTGCCTAAAGAGACTTGCGTTATACCAGACTAGAGGAATGTTAGCTCTTAGAGGAATGAAGTAAGTACCATGATATACTTTTTGTTCATACTGGACTAATGATTGCATTGATGGAATTAGACTAACATTCTGTAAGATTTGATTTACATATGGGGTTAGGTTCATTAAATAGTTACCATTG includes:
- a CDS encoding ABC transporter substrate-binding protein; protein product: MSRPDKFSKKEKMRRGLSTTTVIGIVVAIVVIVIGAVAAVTLLSHKPSQVVSTTSPSTSQSATSTSPSQVITITYFDDLSPSEANITQKIIIPQFEATHPNIKINYVDESASDIVKSVEELVMSGNVGPVIIGEDNLVIGELLNGNYLMNLTPYVNQILQNVSLIPSMQSLVQYEQKVYHGTYFIPLRANIPLVWYNASLFRQIGLTSPPENWSQLLQYAKIIYDKTGVKPIMFQGHGGASTYTELYQWMVQAGGNPFLFNDSGDVLAFEYLYNLSQYFNPDYVHGYWGSYKGLIDGSYYLIDYQWPYIYSVMASEGVNMSNIGFYPGPTGPVNGDHLVGGDVLAIPKGATHINALIEFAKFLLSPQVQREFIIYLSWPAVNQQAYQNLPSNISSLYKAEEEALQNAFFREPVPWITVWGQIADNVFNQIIVNHAPYSQIPQILSQANKEMYQYLLQNYNATVAQEYEEGVFGPLYG
- a CDS encoding carbohydrate ABC transporter permease, with amino-acid sequence MKLTPFLLVLPALAYVIGFAFFPTIEAVYLSFQDPHGGFSLYNYEELSYFNLSGAIIDTIVVTIGALAIQLALGFLVASVLAREFFGKRALSSITIIPMGIATVVAAVTFSFVFQTSGGYANTILHSLFGLNVNWYQSSISSLLVVMIADSWKNTPIVALILLAGMSSIPKELYYASAIDGAGPIRRFFYITLPNLRSFIGISLILRGVQEFNIFALPLILIGEHPPLLTTLIYDLYTTTFPEVGLALASATILLGFILVFSSIVIKLSGGR